One segment of Gasterosteus aculeatus chromosome 3, fGasAcu3.hap1.1, whole genome shotgun sequence DNA contains the following:
- the otol1a gene encoding otolin-1-A → MPSVRLVFLTTLLLVQMATLASSTRTTRWPRPQTTKKPPRAGSSGGGGFGRTTTTTPSPSSSLQMDETTEVTMDTFSVSPTDSTTYSDTFSTEFPTDAIVPPGDPVGNYTLNYNECFLNVCECCPPGIGPAGPMGDSGPPGPQGERGPLGERGETGPRGVPGPAGLPGANGLNGDTGEKGDLGPMGLPGAPGISGKPGERGDPGPRGEKGERGFGGLKGDPGERGEPGLNGTQGDTGREGPIGPPGVAGTKGQKGEQGLSGECSPSEKSNAGARGPPGLRGEMGPPGVNGTDGAKGERGQPGPSGGKGDTGTRGPPGPPGGRGVAGLRGEKGAKGGRGPRGLKGPPGESAEQIRSAFSVGLFPSRSFPPPGLPVKFDKVFYNGEGHWDPTINKFNATYPGVYLFSYHITVRNRPVRAALVVNGIKKLRTRDSLYGQDIDQASNLALMQLNEGDQVWLETLRDWNGVYSSSEDDSTFSGFLLYPDPKDKPADM, encoded by the exons ATGCCTTCCGTTCGCCTAGTCTTCCTGACCACGCTGCTCCTGGTACAGATGGCCACGCTGGCCTCCAGCACCAGAACCACACGCTGGCCCAGACCTCAGACCACCAAGAAGCCCCCTCGAGCTGGTAGCAGCGGCGGTGGTGGTTTTGGAcgaaccaccaccaccaccccatcTCCTTCTAGCAGCCTGCAGATGGACGAGACAACTGAGGTTACAATGGACACTTTCTCGGTGTCCCCTACAGACAGCACCACCTACAGCGACACTTTCTCCACCGAGTTCCCCACCGATGCCATAGTGCCTCCCGGGGACCCCGTTGGAAACTACACTCTTAACTACAATGAATGCTTCTTAAACGTCTGTGAGTGCTGTCCGCCAGGGATAGGCCCCGCAGGGCCCATGGGAGACAGTGGCCCACCGGGGCCACAAGGAGAGAGGGGCCCTTTAG gagagaggggagaaacaGGGCCCAGAGGAGTCCCAGGACCAGCAGGACTACCTGGTGCCAACGGGCTTAATGGCGACACAG GTGAAAAAGGTGATCTAGGACCGATGGGTCTTCCTGGTGCCCCTGGCATCTCAGGAAAAccaggagagagag GTGATCCGGGCCCCAGAGGAGAGAAAGGTGAACGTGGTTTCGGCGGTCTGAAAGGTGACccgggagaaagaggagagccTGGCCTGAACGGGACTCAGGGCGACACTGGACGAGAGGGGCCTATAGGTCCCCCTGGGGTAGCTGGGACAAAGGGTCAGAAAGGTGAACAAGGACTTAGCGGCGAGTGTTCACCGAGCGAGAAAAGTAATGCGGGTGCGCGTGGGCCCCCTGGTCTGAGAGGTGAGATGGGCCCCCCGGGAGTGAATGGAACTGATGGcgcaaagggagagagaggccagCCAGGGCCTTCGGGCGGGAAGGGCGATACCGGTACCAGAGGGCCCCCGGGACCTCCAGGAGGACGGGGCGTCGCAGGgctgaggggggagaagggagccAAGGGCGGGCGTGGGCCCCGGGGCCTAAAAGGCCCACCAGGTGAGAGTGCGGAACAGATTCGCTCCGCCTTCAGTGTGGGCTTGTTTCCCAGCAGGTCCTTCCCTCCGCCCGGCCTTCCCGTGAAGTTTGACAAGGTCTTTTATAACGGGGAGGGTCACTGGGACCCAACCATCAACAAGTTCAACGCCACCTACCCGGGGGTCTACCTATTCAGCTACCACATCACCGTGCGCAACAGGCCGGTGCGTGCCGCCCTCGTGGTTAATGGGATAAAGAAGCTGCGAACCCGGGATTCCCTCTACGGCCAGGACATTGATCAGGCGTCCAACCTAGCACTGATGCAGCTGAATGAAGGCGACCAGGTGTGGCTGGAGACGCTGAGGGACTGGAACGGAGTTTACTCCAGCAGCGAGGACGACAGCACTTTCTCTGGCTTCCTGCTTTACCCGGACCCCAAGGACAAGCCTGCTGACATGTAG
- the LOC120816383 gene encoding interleukin-12 subunit alpha, translated as MPLVKLYFTPALLLLVLTCPQVSRSLPVTSRGPLKESCVSYANTLLRNITDTLTQMEEHVFNCLQLNVELNMTTSTPSACAPKESKCSGTVKAEFDQESCVTNIGEDLHHYYEFLSAQTDYSSLVSTVLLRLRELMENCFPWSLQIDVSKGAASKDENSFDRRLRLCKVLRGFQVRCITMNRAIGYMNSGEHTK; from the exons ATGCCACTCGTCAAGCTCT ACTTCActcctgctctgctgctgctcgtgcTCACCTGTCCTCAGGTCAGCCGGTCCCTGCCAGTGACGAGTAGAGGACCACTGAAAGAATCTTGTGTTTCATACGCAAACACACTTCTACGGAACATcactgacacactcacacag ATGGAAGAGCATGTATTCAACTGCTTGCAGCTGAATGTGGAGCTGAACATGACGACTAGCACGCCATCTGCGTGTGCACCAAAG GAATCAAAATGCTCAGGAACAGTCAAAGCAGAGTTTGATCAG GAGTCTTGTGTGACAAATATCGGGGAGGATCTGCATCACTACTATGAATTCCTCTCTGCTCAGACGGACTACAGTTCACTGGTTTCAACTGTTCTGTTGAGACTCAGGGAGCTCATGGAG AACTGCTTCCCGTGGTCTCTGCAGATAGACGTCTCAAAGGGG GCTGCTTCAAAGGATGAAAACTCATTTGACAGAAGACTGAGGCTCTGCAAAGTGCTAAGAGGCTTCCAGGTCCGCTGCATCACAATGAACAGAGCCATTGGATATATGAACTCTGGAGAACACACTAAATGA
- the ppm1la gene encoding protein phosphatase 1L, whose product MIGDTMTLLSLLGRIMRYFLLRPETLFLLCISLALWSYFFHTDEVKTIVKSSRDAVKMVKGKVAEMMQNDRLGGLSVLDAEFSKTWDFKNNNVAVYSIQGRRDHMEDRFEVLTDIANKSHPSIFGIFDGHGGEAAADYVKAHLPESLKQQLQAFEREKRESALSYGSILEQRILTVDREILDKLSANHDEAGTTCLVALLSDRELIVANVGDSRGVLCDKDGNAVALSHDHKPYQLKERKRIKRAGGFISFNGSWRVQGILAMSRSLGDYPLKNLNVVIPDPDIMTFDMDKLQPEFMILASDGLWDAFSNEEAVRFVRERLDEPHFGAKSIVLQSFYRGCPDNITVMVVKFKSGAGGSSKAGE is encoded by the exons ATGATAGGAGACACGATGACGCTCTTGTCTCTTCTGGGTCGGATCATGCGTTATTTTCTCCTCAGGCCGGAGACGTTGTTCCTGCTTTGCATAAGTCTGGCGCTGTGGAGCTACTTCTTCCACACGGACGAGGTGAAAACCATCGTCAAGTCCAGCCGGGACGCCGTGAAGATGGTGAAGGGGAAAGTGGCGGAGATGATGCAGAACGACCGGCTGGGAGGCCTCAGCGTCCTGGACGCGGAGTTCTCCAAAACCTGGGACTTCAAGAACAACAACGTGGCCGTGTACTCCATACAGGGCAGGCGGGATCACATGGAGGACCGCTTCGAGGTGCTCACCGACATCGCCAACAAGAGCCACCCGTCCATATTCGGGATATTCGACGGTCACGGCGGAGAG GCTGCTGCTGACTATGTGAAAGCTCACCTGCCAGAATCcctgaagcagcagctgcaggcctttgagagagagaagagagagagcgccCTCTCCTACGGCAGCATCCTCGAGCAGCGCATCCTGACTGTGGATCGCGAGATACTGGACAAGCTCTCTGCCAACCACGATGAAGCAG GAACGACGTGCCTCGTCGCCCTGCTGTCAGACAGAGAACTGATTGTGGCCAACGTTGGAGACTCTCGCGGCGTGTTGTGTGACAAAGACGGCAACGCCGTCGCACTGTCACACGACCACAAGCCGTACCAGCTGAAGGAGCGCAAGAGGATCAAGAGGGCAG GAGGTTTCATCAGTTTTAACGGGTCCTGGAGAGTCCAGGGGATCCTGGCTATGTCTCGCTCTCTGGGGGACTACCCACTTAAAAACCTCAACGTAGTCATCCCCGACCCCGATATCATGACCTTTGACATGGACAAGCTGCAGCCGGAGTTCATGATCCTGGCATCAGATGGCCTGTGGGACGCTTTCAGCAACGAGGAGGCCGTTCGGTTCGTCCGCGAGCGTCTGGACGAGCCTCACTTCGGCGCCAAGAGCATCGTCCTGCAGTCCTTCTACCGCGGCTGCCCCGACAACATCACCGTCATGGTGGTGAAGTTCAAAAGTGGAGCTGGGGGGAGCAGTAAGGCGGGGGAGTAG
- the LOC120815636 gene encoding zona pellucida sperm-binding protein 3, whose protein sequence is MDCNFPHWWLTVLLSLSSLTDGRSSQGPRAQTNSPAALRGSRYMQPPLPAASPPQQSARPRPVVVNCHPNSMRVVVQADMFDMGIRVDGRHLRLGSDSMGEGSACGAVPSGEAEFTIQASLRNCGARLSSTKEKIIYSNVLVYSPEPSAAGLLRLAAATIPVQCHYEKRYAVAALSLHPTWIPSVSSVSAEDHIAFNLLVMSDDWQFQRGSFSFFLGDPIHFEISVFIGNHVSLRVYVDNCVATATPDSQAALRYDFIENYGCLADTLLTNSSSHFLPRVDDHKLRFQLEAFRFYHESNNQIYITCYLKAVPVESSVDSQNRACSIIENRWRSVDGNDQACRSCASHWLEDPLPTENLKNTIGTQALPTNASPEERSEQRSANYFRFRPGMLQSQQLEPQPSPSGLKRRERSVQFGPITVVPDKTTRL, encoded by the exons ATGGACTGCAACTTCCCCCATTGGTGGCTCACCGTCCTTCTCTCGCTTTCTTCGCTGACAGACGGCCGGTCCAGCCAAGGCCCGCGCGCCCAAACCAACTCACCGGCCGCCCTGAGAGGGAGTCGGTACATGCAGCCTCCGCTGCCCGCCGCGAGCCCACCGCAGCAGAGCGCGCGGCCTCGACCCGTCGTGGTCAACTGCCACCCCAACTCCATGCGGGTCGTGGTGCAAGCCGACATGTTCGACATGGGCATCCGGGTGGACGGCAGGCACCTGCGCCTTGGGTCGGACTCGATGGGTGAGGGCAGCGCATGCGGAGCGGTCCCATCGGGCGAGGCGGAGTTCACCATCCAGGCCTCCCTGAGAAATTGTGGCGCCAGACTCTCT TCGACAAAAGAGAAGATCATCTATTCGAATGTTCTGGTCTACTCGCCTGAACCTTCAGCTGCTGGTCTGCTTAGACTGGCTGCAGCAACTATTCCTGTTCAATGCCATTATGAAAA GAGGTATGCGGTTGCTGCCCTTTCCCTGCATCCCACCTGGATTCCATCTGTCTCAAGTGTCTCTGCAGAGGACCATATAGCCTTCAATCTGCTGGTCATGAGTG ATGATTGGCAGTTTCAGAGGggatctttttctttcttcctgggGGACCctattcattttgaaatttcTGTCTTCATTGGTAATCACGTTTCCCTGCGAGTCTATGTTGACAACTGTGTCGCCACAGCAACTCCAGATTCCCAGGCTGCATTAAGATATGACTTTATTGAGAATTATGG ATGTCTTGCTGATACACTCCTGACAAACTCCAGCTCTCATTTCCTACCAAGGGTTGACGATCACAAGCTGAGGTTCCAGCTTGAGGCTTTCAGATTCTACCACGAGTCAAACAATCAA ATCTACATAACCTGCTACCTGAAGGCTGTTCCTGTTGAGTCATCTGTCGACTCTCAAAACCGGGCTTGCTCGATAATTGAGAACAG ATGGAGATCAGTTGATGGCAACGACCAGGCATGTAGAAGCTGCGCTTCGCATTGGCTGGAAGATCCTCTGCCCACGGAAAATCTCAAAAACACAATCGGCACCCAAGCACTGCCCACAAACGCTTCCCCAGAGGAAAGATCTGAACAACGCTCTGCCAATTATTTCCGTTTTCGGCCAGGAATGCTGCAGAGCCAACAACTTGAACCCCAGCCATCCCCTTCTGGGCTGAAGAGAAGGG AGCGAAGTGTCCAGTTTGGACCCATTACTGTAGTGCCTGACAAGACCACCAGATTGTAA
- the LOC120815637 gene encoding T-cell acute lymphocytic leukemia protein 1 isoform X1 codes for MMEKRQPEFRPGSPGEESGPGKREDSSVVSRLNGCKEEEEPRREAGEKGRGGSFRGVEERDDAPLQNSSNGTSISIIINGVAKETASHNALDLKREVPVIELSRRDAIKAVEQRTESHLVPITELRRPPPLPIPPPQRDDARMVQLSPNAFPVPARAMLYNLAQPLAAINSLGGESEQYSMYPSNRVKRRPAPYEVELDEGRRNLYLYKYAGQPKIVRRIFTNSRERWRQQNVNGAFAELRKLIPTHPPDKKLSKNEILRLAMKYISFLSNLLEDQDGGRNGGTTTDGETALLVGVGAHEGGPQGGPHQDTVVGLARDDLLETMSPGSSCGSLPDGDAEGSPESFMEDQDSPPAPRTLTASRGPALHLAARDLRRNGRPLDGSSRR; via the exons gagccgaggagggaggcgggggagaaggggaggggagggagcttCAGGGGGGTTGAGGAGAGGGATGACGCTCCTCTGCAGAACTCGAGCAACGGGaccagcatcagcatcatcatcaacgGCGTTGCCAAGGAAACTGCCTCTCACAACGCCCTTGACCTGAAAAGGGAAGTGCCGGTGATCGAGCTCTCCAGGAGGGACGCTATAAAAGCGGTGGAGCAGAGGACTGAGAGCCATTTGGTGCCGATCACGGAACTTCGCAGACCTCCACCGCTGCCGATACCGCCGCCGCAACGAGACGACGCTCGAATGGTCCAACTGAGCCCAAACGCGTTTCCTGTCCCGGCCCGGGCCATGCTCTACAACCTGGCGCAGCCTCTCGCCGCCATCAACAG TCTCGGAGGGGAGTCGGAGCAGTACAGCATGTACCCCAGCAACAGGGTAAAGCGCCGCCCGGCGCCTTATGAGGTTGAACTCGACGAGGGTAGGCGCAATTTATATCTTTATAAGTATG CTGGCCAACCAAAGATTGTACGTCGTATCTTCACAAACAGTCGGGAACGCTGGCGGCAGCAGAACGTAAACGGGGCGTTTGCCGAGCTTCGCAAACTCATCCCCACTCATCCCCCAGACAAGAAGCTGAGCAAAAATGAGATCCTGCGGCTCGCCATGAAGTACATCAGcttcctctccaatctcctGGAGGACCAGGACGGCGGGAGGAATGGTGGCACCACAACCGATGGGGAAACGGCGCTGCTGGTTGGAGTCGGGGCCCACGAGGGCGGCCCTCAGGGTGGTCCACATCAGGACACGGTGGTCGGCTTGGCCAGGGACGATCTTCTGGAGACCATGTCGCCAGGCTCAAGCTGTGGCAGCCTGCCTGACGGTGACGCCGAGGGCAGTCCCGAGAGCTTTATGGAGGACCAGgactctcctccagctccgagGACTCTAACTGCTTCACGTGGGCCCGCGCTGCATTTAGCTGCTAGAGATCTTAGGCGCAATGGCCGCCCTTTAGATGGCTCCAGTCGCCGATGA
- the arl14 gene encoding ADP-ribosylation factor-like protein 14 encodes MGLQGSKQPEAHVLLLGLDDAGKSTLLYKLKHNACVSTVPTIGFNVEMLEARRTRKNLTLWDVGGQRKMRRHWPSFYQDVAAVVFVVDSAGTERLEEARRELENTLRSEHLRGRPLVVLANKQDVNGARSVTEIKDMFDLKKICSDRDWFIQPCSASTGFGVEEAFRRVVQMVK; translated from the coding sequence ATGGGACTTCAAGGGTCCAAACAACCAGAAGCCCATGTCCTGCTCCTGGGCCTGGACGACGCCGGGAAATCGACTCTCCTGTACAAATTGAAGCACAACGCGTGCGTCAGCACCGTTCCAACCATTGGCTTCAACGTGGAAATGCTCGAGGCGAGGAGGACCAGAAAGAACTTAACCCTGTGGGACGTCGGCGGCCAGAGGAAAATGCGCCGGCACTGGCCCAGTTTCTACCAGGACGTGGCGGCCGTCGTGTTCGTTGTGGACAGCGCGGGCACGGAGCGTTTGGAGGAGGCGCGCAGAGAGCTGGAGAACACCCTGAGGAGCGAGCACCTGCGGGGGCGACCGCTGGTTGTCCTCGCCAACAAACAGGACGTGAACGGCGCTCGGTCCGTCACCGAGATCAAGGATATGTTCGACCTGAAGAAGATCTGCTCGGATCGGGATTGGTTCATTCAGCCTTGTTCCGCATCGACGGGATTTGGGGTCGAAGAAGCCTTCAGACGAGTGGTACAAatggtcaaataa